The nucleotide window CTGCGTGGAGGATCCCACTGCTTCTCCTCCGCAGGGCTATCGAGAGTGGTTATTTTGGGGTAATATCCAACTACACCGGCCCGCTGACCAATTTTATAAAACGGGCAGGTACCGTAGGTCTGGATGTAAGAACCGCCCTTGAAATGGGAGACCTAGCGATAATCGATCTGTTTGGAACCCGCTACAGTTCTCGGGCGGCCATGCCAAACGTCTTTTACCTCGACAAGGTCGAACCTGAAACGATCAACCCCAAAATCAGCCACATATACGAAACTGAGCTGGGGGAGGTGCTCTCGAAGAAAACGGCATTCCGATTGATATACACCCTCGAGGGTGCGGCCCTCATGCTCGGTGAGGAAAGCACGCTCAAACTTCTCAACCAGACCCTCGCCTCAAGGGGCACCCAGCTTCCCAACTCGACCCTGGTTCTTCCCATAAACCGCGATGTGGTCTCGGAGAAGTTCGTTGCCTGGGTGGCAGGTGTGAGTGATTACGTCCTCCTTGCCCGCTCCAGTTTTGAGCCGGATGGCATCAGGGAGTATCTGTATGCAATATCCTCCCCCTGCGAGGAGTTTGAACCAACGGCTTACCTCTTCAGGGTCACCGGAGGAAAGGGGACAGAAAAGCTAAAGGTAAAGAAGATCAGCCCCTGAACTTGGGCCTCCTGCTGAGGAGCAACGGTAAGGGTCTCGGCCTGTACGGGAAGCCCTCGACCTGGCCCTTTATCTCTTTGATGAGATCCTCGAGCTGCATCTCGACCTGCCTTCCATCGCTCCTTCTCCTGACGGTTACGGTGCCCTGCTCCTTCTCGTTCCTGCCGACGACGATGACGTAGGGAATCCATTCCTTCTCGGCCTTCCTTATCTTCTTGTTGAGCCTGTCGCCGGTGTCATCGACATCAACGCGAATCTTTGCTCCCTCAAGCTTCCCGGCCACGTAGAGCGCGTAGTCCATGACCTCCTCACTGACTGGGATAACGCGGACCTGTATCGGGCTGAGCCAGAGCGGGAAGGCCGGTTTGGTGCCCCTCGCCTGAAGCTTCGCCTGCTTCTCGAGGATTGCATACATAACGCGCTCGATGGCGCCGCTGGGTGAGCAGTGGAGTATGAGCGGGTGCTCCTCCTTGCCTTCCTCGTTGTAGTAGGTTATTCCAAAGCGCTCTGCATTCTCGACGTCGATCTGGACGGTGCTCAGAGCTGCGGCCTTGTCGAGGTTGTCCACGAAGTTGAACTCGAACTTGAGTATGAAGTAGAAGAACCTCTGCTTCCACATCTCGATGAGGACCGGCTTGCCGATTATCCTAGCGAGCTCAACGACGAAGTCCCTGTTCTCCTTCCAGAAGTCCTCGGTGAACCTTATGGCAACCTCGTAATCGTCAGGGGTGAGGCCAACGCCGCGGAGAACCTCCATGCTAAGCTTGTACTGCTTCTTGAACTCGTCCATGGCCTGCTTGAGGTCTTTGGCGACGGTGTGCATATCGGGCATCGTGAAGGCCCTGAGCCTCCTGAGGCCGGAAAGCTCTCCGCTCTTCTCGCGCCTGAACGAGTAGCGGGTAAGCTCGTACATCCTGAGCGGCAGGTTGCGGTAGCTTATCGTGGCGTCCTTCTTGATGAGGAACTGGCCGAAGCAGGCTGCAAACCTGAGGAAGAACTTCTTGTCGCCGCTTTTGACGACGTACTGCCTCGCCGGGAAGCGGTTGAGGTACTTCTCGAGCGCCGGGTGCTCGAAGTCGTACATGATCGGGGTCTCAACCTCCATGGCGCCGTACTCTATGACCTTCTCGGTGACGTACTGCTCGAGGAGACCCTTGATGAGCCTTCCCTTCGGATAGTAGCGGAGGTTGCCTCCGTCGCTTCCAGGTTCGTAATCAACCAGCTCGTGCTCGAGCATGAGCCTGACGTGCGGCGGCTCCCTGTCGGCTATCCTGTTTTTGCTTATCTCGTAGTTGGCGAACTTCCTGAGGTTCTCGTGCCCGGTGAAGTCGAACTTCTCGACCTCGATAAGCTCACCCTCAGGCGTGAGCACGTACCAGTAGCTCTTCAGCTCCTCCTCCTTCTCGAGGGCTATGTTGCGCTCCTCCTTGCTGACCGCCTCTCCGCTCGGGACTATCGTTCTGCTGAGCTCTGCCAGCGGGTGCCCCTTGCAGCTCAGCCTGAACGCCTTATAGTAGCCGAAGGGCGCGCGCTTGACCTCAAAGCCCTCCTCCATGAGTCTCTCCTCGATCCTCTGGAGAACCTTGAGTGCGACATCTGGCTTCGCCAGTTCGCTGCTCAGGTGGGCGAAGGGATAAACGAATATCCTGCCGGCCTTTACCTGTGAAGCGACGTCCTTAATCTCGACAACGGCCTTCTCGACGACCTCGTCGGGGTTGGTCTCATCGGCCTTCTCAACGCTCATGAAAACCGCCAGAACCTCCTCGAGCCTTCCCTTCTTCTGTTCTTCACTTATCGGCTCCGGGTTCTTGAGGGCCTTGTCTTTGACCTCGTACTCCAAATAGTCGCTGTGTATCAGAAGCATTCTCATCTTTAACCACCACCATAGGCTCAATTGGAATTACTAAAACTTTTCCCCCGGCCTTTATAAATCCTCCCGCATGGCAAAGGCTTAAAAAATCCGGACTGCAACTTTCATGGAGGTGGAAGAATGGACGAAAAGAATGGCGCAAAAAGCGGTGATATCGTTCTTCCCGGTGACTACCTCGGCGTCATCGAGGAGTACTTCCCAGGGGAAGGTGTTAAGGAAGAGAACGGCGAGCTCTACGCCGTGAGGGCGGGGAAGGTTGTAATCGACCAGGACCGGATGGAAATCAGCGTTGAACCTGTCACCGACACCCCGCCCCTGCCGCAGGTGGGCGACGTGGTCATAGCGAACGTCATAGAGGTCAAGCCGCAGGCGGCGATAGTCCAGCTCATTAAAATCGAAGGAAGAGAGGATGACAGGGAGATAGCCACCTCGAAGCTCGCCGGAATCCATATATCCCAGGTCAGGGACGGTTACGTTGAGGGCATGTCCACGGAGTTCAAGGTCGGCGACATCGTGAGGGCCAGGGTCATAGCGAATGAGAAGAGTCCCATACAGCTCTCCACAAAAGGGCCGGACCTCGGTGTGGTCTATGCCCTCTGCTCCCGCTGCAGGACCCCCCTGGTGAGGCGCGGCGACAAACTCATCTGCCCGCGCTGCGGAAGCGTCGAGACGAGGAAGCTTTCCACCCTTTACAGGAAGATGAGGGTGTGAGCATGGCGAGGGCTAAGAAGGTAATAACCATCCACGTCCGCGACGACAGGGAGAAGGAGGAGTTCATGCGGGAGCTTCAGCGCCTTCGCCTGCCAGCGTTCATATACGTCCACGGCAAGCTGAACGACCTGAAGATAAACGTCCAGGGGACGAAGGAGGACATCCGAGAGGCCATCCGCAGGATAAGGGAGATACACAACCGCGTCAGGGCCAAGCTCTACCCCGACAAACGCGGTCTCTACAGGTACACCATAGACGACCTCTTCAGAGAGGCAGGGGCTAGTGTCTCAACCCCCATCCTCGTAAAGACCCTCGAGCTCCTGGGCGAAACCGTTGAAGTGAGGGAGGGGGAGCTGGTAACGTCCATGCCATGGGAGGAGCTGGTCTCCCTGACCGGAACCCTTGGTGGATATCTGTCAGACATTGCCCTCCAGACAACGCGGCAGATAAGGGAGGTCGTCCTGCCCGCCGCCGTTGCCTACGACCTTGAACCGGAGGACGTTATCGACCTCCTGGTGGAGCTCGGTCTCGCCGAGTGGAAGGAGGATAAGTTTAAATACGAACTGGTGAAGAACAAGGAGCAAGCGCTGGAGATGCTGATTAACCACTTGAAGGGTGAGGAAAATGAAGATTGAGGTCATCAAGCGTGAGGAAAACGTCCTTGAGTTCTACCTTGAGGGTGAAGACCACACCTTCGCCAACCTGCTCAACGAGGTGCTCCACGAGAACAAGCACGTGACCTTCGCGGGCTACACCATCGAGCACCCGGTTCTCATGGCGAGAAAGCCCAAGTTCAGAATCGTCACCGACGGCAAGGTTACCCCCGAGAAGGCCCTTGAGGAGGCCGCACAGAAGGTGTTCGACAGGGCCAGAGCGGTTCTGGATGCCTGGAAGGCCGCTATAGGCGAGTGAGTTTCCTTTTCTCCTTTGATGTATTCCACGCGGCGATTTCCGAAACCCTTAAATTTGGAACTCTTCTAACTTCCAGTTGAAATAGATACATTTCGAGGGGTGGAATCTTGAGGCACCCTGAGCGAGCCCTTGCCCTCATCCTACTGGTCGGTCTCACAGTCCGGCTTGCCCTTGCGCCCTATTCGGCGGGAAGCGACCTTGCCCAGTTCTACGGCTTTGCCGGGACTATGCTTGAAAAGAAGGCTTGTTTCTACGCATATGCCGATTGGATCGGCTACTCCGGCAAAGGCTGGCCGTACCCATGGCCCTATGTTTACGGGCCCGTCCTGGCGTATCTCCTTGCAGTGATCAGGTTGCTGGTGGGTGGTTCGGTCGAGGCATTCTGGAGCGGCGGCGTTTACCACGTCTACGTGGACCCCACCTGGGCATTCGCCGTTAAGCTGGTGTTCATAGCCGCCGATACTGCGGTCGCTCTTCTCATCTACGCCCTCCTCAGGGAGAGGGGAACGTGGGAGAGCGTCGTTGGAAGCGCCCTCTACTATCTAAACCCCATGGTGATCCACGTCTCTGCGGTTTACGGCATGTTCGATGCCGTCCCCCTGGCAGTTTTCCTCCTCGGACTCCATCTGCGGAACAGGGAAAACATCTCGCCCGCTTTCCAGGGCCTTTCTCTGGCGATCAAACACACCCTCCTGTTCCCTGCCGTCGTTTCCCTATGGGAATACCTCCTGGGAGGAGTTGGGGGTCTCAAAAAAGCCGCACTTCTCTTTGCGGGGGCCGCCGTGCCGTTTCTTCCCATGCTACTCCTCTGTCCGTCGAGCCTGCGCACGCTTCCCCGGCTGATGCGGGGAATTGAAGTCGGGTATCCCCTTCCGTTATCGTACAGCATGAACGGCTTCGTCAGCCTGCTCACGTACTTTCACGAGGCTCATGGGGTTGAGACGCTGATTTTTATCGAGCACTGGTACGTCCCGGCAGGTATCCTTCTCTTCCTCACCCTTGTGAGGCATTCCTTTGAAAGAAACCCGGTAGTTTCCGCCTCGCTTGCCTACGCCACCTTTACCGCTTCCTACTGGCGCGTTAATCCCCAGTACCTCCTTCCCCTGGTCTCGTTTTTGATCCTCGTCGCCTTCAACACCCGGGGGAATGTCAGGCTGATCTCACTCTTCACCGCCTTTTACATCGGGATATGGCCTATCCTCCAGCCGAGCGAGTTCTGGTTTCACGTCCACCTGCGGAACCCCAACTGGGCCGTTGTCAGGTTTATGGGCCACTTCACGATTGGGGTCTGGGGCGATGTTCCCTACGTCGCCTATTCTCTGGTTCTGAGTATCCTGCTGTATGCCCTCCTCCTGGGGAGCACCCTGCCGTACCTCAAAAACCTTAAAGCCTGGCTCTCGGAGAAGTCTGGGGTGAGAGCTTGAGGTACGAGAGAAACTTCACCGACAAGGGGCTTGCGAAGCTCGGCGACTCGCTGGTGAACTTCGTCTTCTCGCTCGCTTTGAGCGAGTATCTGGACAGACCCACCGGTGAGAGGGTTCCGAACGCGTCGCTCACGATAGCCCTCGAGCTGGCCGGGCTGAGGCACGTGGTTCCGCCGAGGACCGACAAGCATGGTAAGGGCGACATAGCCGAGGCAATCTTCGCCTACGCGTGGCTCGAGGGCAAGATAACTGTGGAGGAAGCTGTCGAGATTTTGAGGGAGAACTTCACCGAGGACGTTACGCACTTCTCAAGAAGAAAGGAATCGATAGGGAGGGCCTTCGCGGAGGTTTTCAAGGTGATAGGGGAGAGGTTGGGGTTATAAGCTCGTCAGAAGCTCTATCAATCCCTGCTTCGTCGGGACCTTCATGAACTTCTCGGGGTCCTTCACCTTCAGGAGCAGGGGGACGTCGCCAAACAGCTTGAGAACCTTTCCAAAGGGTATGCTTCCCTCGCCGGGGAGAAGGTGAAGGTCGCCGACACCGTAGGCGAGGGCATCCTCGGGCTCAACCTGCGGGAAGAGCTTTCCGAAGTTGTCGTGTATCATGAGGATTACGGTTTTGTCTGTTCCCAGCTTTACGTCCTCGAGCAGCTTGTCCGCGTCACCCTGGGCGCTGAGAAAGGCGTGGGCGACGTCGAGGGCGAAGCCGACGTTCTTCCTGTCCACGTTCTCGACAACGTAGAGCGTGTCCTTGACGCTGAACGTGTTCTCGAGGGCTATCTTTATCCCGAACGGGCCCACCATGTCCGCAAGCTGCTGGAGGGCCTCTATTTCGAGGTCGAGTCTTCCGGTCCTTCCGCTCTGCATGACGATAACCTTGGCGCCCAGCTTTATCGCGACGTCCGCTATAGCCCTTGCAACGCGGAAGTGACGGGTGTAGTAGATGTGGTCGCGCAGATTAACGGAGGTGGGCATCCTGACGATGTAGTCGATTCCGACGCCCCTCAGGGTCGTCTCGATGTTTTTGAGCTTTTTCTCAACAACGACGCCGTTCTTTATGAGGCCGAGCGTGTGTGGGAATATCGAGACGAAGTCGTAGTTCTTTATCTTGACGTCCGCGAGCACCGACGCGAGGGTCTTGTCCTTCGTGACGAAATGCGGATAGACCGTAATTCCTATCTCCATGCTACCACCTACAAGAGAGTGTGCCGCTGGATATAAAAGCTTACCGAGGGACAGGGTTTAAAAGTTCCAGGCGGAACATCTTCCGGGTGAGTGGATGAGGGAAAACATCTGGAAGTACATATCCGCAGTTCTCATACTCCTGCTCGCCGCCTCAAGCGTGGCGGTGGTGCTGCTCTACATGCAGAACTCGGAGCTGAAATCTTACACCCCTTCGAACGTCTCCCCGGTAGTTGTGGAGACCTCACTGAACGCGACGTGCAACGAAACGGCTTACAGGCTCCAGATAGAGGAGCTCCAGAGGCAGCTGGACTTCATGCGGGCCCAGCTCAGGGAGAGGAACATGCCCGAAGACAACACGACGATAGCCGTCGTCCCGATATTCGGCCTGATTGATGAGTACACCGCCCTCAGAATCGTACCCCTTCTAAGGGACATTGCCCGGAACGACTCAATCGGAGGCGTTGTTCTCTGGATAGAGAGTCCGGGTGGATACGTGGGGCCTGTGAGGGACATCTACGCCACGGTTCGGAAGCTCAACCTCATTAAACCCGTGGTCGCCTACACCGGTGGCATGGCGGCATCGGGTGGGTACTACATCGCCGCAGGCGCCGAGAAGATAATAGCGGATCCCCTCGCGGAGGTGGGCAGTATCGGCGTCATCTACGTCCACTACAACCTCCAGAAGAACTACGAGATGAACGGCATCAAGGTCGATGTCTTCAAGACCGGGCCCTATAAGGACACCGGCGCGGAGTGGCGCGACCTGAGCGAGGAGGAGCGCGAGATGATAGCGGAGAGCATTGACACATATTTCCAGGCATTCCTCCAGGCGGTGAGTAGCGGGAGGAACATGCCGCTCAACGAGACCAGGAAGTATGCAACCGGCCAGACCTGGTTCGCCATGAACGTGACCGGCTCCCTCGTGGACGAAACCGGCGACATCGACCGTGCCCTGAGCATCCTCTCAGAGGAGCTAAACGTCACCAACCCGCGCGTGGTCATATACAGCGGGGACTCTCCTT belongs to Thermococcus camini and includes:
- a CDS encoding threonine--tRNA ligase, giving the protein MRMLLIHSDYLEYEVKDKALKNPEPISEEQKKGRLEEVLAVFMSVEKADETNPDEVVEKAVVEIKDVASQVKAGRIFVYPFAHLSSELAKPDVALKVLQRIEERLMEEGFEVKRAPFGYYKAFRLSCKGHPLAELSRTIVPSGEAVSKEERNIALEKEEELKSYWYVLTPEGELIEVEKFDFTGHENLRKFANYEISKNRIADREPPHVRLMLEHELVDYEPGSDGGNLRYYPKGRLIKGLLEQYVTEKVIEYGAMEVETPIMYDFEHPALEKYLNRFPARQYVVKSGDKKFFLRFAACFGQFLIKKDATISYRNLPLRMYELTRYSFRREKSGELSGLRRLRAFTMPDMHTVAKDLKQAMDEFKKQYKLSMEVLRGVGLTPDDYEVAIRFTEDFWKENRDFVVELARIIGKPVLIEMWKQRFFYFILKFEFNFVDNLDKAAALSTVQIDVENAERFGITYYNEEGKEEHPLILHCSPSGAIERVMYAILEKQAKLQARGTKPAFPLWLSPIQVRVIPVSEEVMDYALYVAGKLEGAKIRVDVDDTGDRLNKKIRKAEKEWIPYVIVVGRNEKEQGTVTVRRRSDGRQVEMQLEDLIKEIKGQVEGFPYRPRPLPLLLSRRPKFRG
- a CDS encoding exosome complex RNA-binding protein Csl4, yielding MDEKNGAKSGDIVLPGDYLGVIEEYFPGEGVKEENGELYAVRAGKVVIDQDRMEISVEPVTDTPPLPQVGDVVIANVIEVKPQAAIVQLIKIEGREDDREIATSKLAGIHISQVRDGYVEGMSTEFKVGDIVRARVIANEKSPIQLSTKGPDLGVVYALCSRCRTPLVRRGDKLICPRCGSVETRKLSTLYRKMRV
- a CDS encoding DUF2067 family protein, with product MARAKKVITIHVRDDREKEEFMRELQRLRLPAFIYVHGKLNDLKINVQGTKEDIREAIRRIREIHNRVRAKLYPDKRGLYRYTIDDLFREAGASVSTPILVKTLELLGETVEVREGELVTSMPWEELVSLTGTLGGYLSDIALQTTRQIREVVLPAAVAYDLEPEDVIDLLVELGLAEWKEDKFKYELVKNKEQALEMLINHLKGEENED
- a CDS encoding DNA-directed RNA polymerase subunit L produces the protein MKIEVIKREENVLEFYLEGEDHTFANLLNEVLHENKHVTFAGYTIEHPVLMARKPKFRIVTDGKVTPEKALEEAAQKVFDRARAVLDAWKAAIGE
- a CDS encoding ribonuclease III family protein, translating into MRYERNFTDKGLAKLGDSLVNFVFSLALSEYLDRPTGERVPNASLTIALELAGLRHVVPPRTDKHGKGDIAEAIFAYAWLEGKITVEEAVEILRENFTEDVTHFSRRKESIGRAFAEVFKVIGERLGL
- a CDS encoding sugar phosphate isomerase/epimerase family protein, translated to MEIGITVYPHFVTKDKTLASVLADVKIKNYDFVSIFPHTLGLIKNGVVVEKKLKNIETTLRGVGIDYIVRMPTSVNLRDHIYYTRHFRVARAIADVAIKLGAKVIVMQSGRTGRLDLEIEALQQLADMVGPFGIKIALENTFSVKDTLYVVENVDRKNVGFALDVAHAFLSAQGDADKLLEDVKLGTDKTVILMIHDNFGKLFPQVEPEDALAYGVGDLHLLPGEGSIPFGKVLKLFGDVPLLLKVKDPEKFMKVPTKQGLIELLTSL
- the sppA gene encoding signal peptide peptidase SppA; the encoded protein is MRENIWKYISAVLILLLAASSVAVVLLYMQNSELKSYTPSNVSPVVVETSLNATCNETAYRLQIEELQRQLDFMRAQLRERNMPEDNTTIAVVPIFGLIDEYTALRIVPLLRDIARNDSIGGVVLWIESPGGYVGPVRDIYATVRKLNLIKPVVAYTGGMAASGGYYIAAGAEKIIADPLAEVGSIGVIYVHYNLQKNYEMNGIKVDVFKTGPYKDTGAEWRDLSEEEREMIAESIDTYFQAFLQAVSSGRNMPLNETRKYATGQTWFAMNVTGSLVDETGDIDRALSILSEELNVTNPRVVIYSGDSPSDFGIFGSTALLLDPRYVSAYLKTG